TATCCCGAGATCATCGGCTTAAAAAAGGCCGTGGACATAATGAAAGAAAAAATAAGAGAGGAAACCCTCAACATAATCTCCAGCATAAAATCCGAGCTTGAGGGCAAACTCACCGTAAACAACATACGCGTGATCGACACCGCTGAAACACCCAAAAAACCGATTCTGCCTAACAAGCGCAAAAACCTTCTGCTAGGCTCATTCAGCGGACTTGCCCTGGGGATACTCGCGGCATTCCTGCTGGAATTTCTTGATAACAGCATTAAAACAAAGGACGATATAGAACATTACCTTTCAGTCCCTTTCCTCGGCTATATTCCGCGAGTCGCGGACGGCTTCAAAAATGTAATTGATTTAACCAAAGACCTTGATTCAAGACAGCACTCTCATTTTGCCGAATCTCTCAGAAACATACGGGTCAGTATCAATTTCGCCGGCGAGATCCGCTCACTGCTGATAACAAGCACCATGCCGGGCGAGGGGAAAACAAGTTTCGCCGTGGCTCTTTCGCATATTCTGGCGCACGCGGAAAACAGCGTTGTTCTCATAGACACGGATCTGCGGAAACCTAAAATACAGGGGATTTTCGGCATAGACACATCGCCGGGACTCAGCGGCTACCTGAGCGGCCAGGCCGGTCTTGAAAAAATTATACACAAAACGGAAATACCCAATCTCGCTATCATCCCCGCTGGCGTAATACCCCCGAACCCTTCCGAACTGCTTGAACGGGACACCTTCGGAAAACTGCTGAAGAAGCTCAGGGAACAATTCCGCTGGGTGATATTTGACAGCCCTCCCATCTTTCCCGTAAGCGACGCCGTGATAATCTCAAAAATAACCGAAGGCACCGTGTATCTCATAGATTTCGGCAAAACAAAAAAAGAACCGGCGAAGGAAGGAAAAGAAAAACTTGAAAAAGCGGGCGCGAAAATAATAGGCGCCGTTATTAACAATATAGATATCGAAAAACACAAATATTATTACCCCTACTACAGCTACTATCACTATTACGGCGGCGGGGAAAAAGGAGAAGATTCCAAATGAAAAAATTAAGTTTTTTTGCGGCTGTAAAGTCCGCGGGTTTCGGCGCGACGGTTGTGTGCCTTATCGCGTTCCAGTCATCCGCCCGAGGATTTCTGACAAACACTGTTGAAACACCTTCCGCTCAAACGCTCGGCCACGGCATTATAGAATTCGGCGGGGGGGCGGGAGTTTATAAACCGGCGAACTCCGACACATACAGCAACGATAAAAACGCCTGGGGCAATTTCGGCGTGACGGAACGGCTCGAGGGCGGTCTCACTCTCTACACGAGCACCATGGCCGCGGCAAACATAAAACTGCTTCTCATTAAGGGCGGGAAACTGCCTTCTCTGGCGGTGGGCGTAAACAACATAACCGGCAAAACAAACGAAACTTTTTCCACTGGAGCGCCTGGCGACACGGCTGTTTCAAATTCGGTTTACTGCGTTCTCAGCCAGGATTTAAAAATAAGCGGAAGCGTTCTGACAATATCGGCTG
This genomic window from Candidatus Omnitrophota bacterium contains:
- a CDS encoding polysaccharide biosynthesis tyrosine autokinase, whose protein sequence is MIEEDEIDLRQIYALACKHKLLIFLFFVAGIAAAIIATMIKTPVYRASAMLLIEKKSGGGLQEAIGFEMTQNDYYQTQYSIITSRSIAEKVAAAVNARKKNGSPRDLTTGFMGNVSVDPVKSSRLVKISYDSIYPAEASEVVNTLAEVYISENLKSRLLLSHGILDKISSAKGASVSEDDSDINSLPQILNNPLLQRLKGDLISLQVKLASLSTKYKDNYPEIIGLKKAVDIMKEKIREETLNIISSIKSELEGKLTVNNIRVIDTAETPKKPILPNKRKNLLLGSFSGLALGILAAFLLEFLDNSIKTKDDIEHYLSVPFLGYIPRVADGFKNVIDLTKDLDSRQHSHFAESLRNIRVSINFAGEIRSLLITSTMPGEGKTSFAVALSHILAHAENSVVLIDTDLRKPKIQGIFGIDTSPGLSGYLSGQAGLEKIIHKTEIPNLAIIPAGVIPPNPSELLERDTFGKLLKKLREQFRWVIFDSPPIFPVSDAVIISKITEGTVYLIDFGKTKKEPAKEGKEKLEKAGAKIIGAVINNIDIEKHKYYYPYYSYYHYYGGGEKGEDSK